One window from the genome of Pandoraea fibrosis encodes:
- a CDS encoding Mu transposase C-terminal domain-containing protein: MPSYSFKVGEMIALEDKIFLIEHMIGEMIHVVGATDAQRTTYPAVTLLEHFAQGRLKFITRGELESGVSAISTEATLERSLSDFPLALQQSALRKWRYLNAICPDGRLGVSRPVLAQMLRTVWSGLGAQSGGAMPPSVPSFYRWRSKWVWSRLDVRSLIDKHELRGRRPTSLPDRLSELIDEGIEKIYLTPQRESLRETRDWIQLRIEQENRRRTPTQALPDVTHRMLRQALSRIDRYAILKARYGQRYAQDAVRVYGKGPACTYPLERVEVDHTPLDVLVVDAETGLLLGRPWITVMIDGYSRMIVGIHISFRNPSVRSVLRCLKHAILPKVDVKERFPKVNGEWKAYGLIHQLVCDNGLEFHAHDLEAACAELGAHVVYCPTRSPQMKGRVERFLKTLNYGFVHLQPGTTFATYDKRHVYDSGATAALTLESLQEIVHRWIVDVYSVTFHRAIQSTPSQRWDEGIQKFPPRLPKSADVVNAYLGNCSRRHLTKNGIEVHSLQYNSAALQELRRRCGNIEVSVRTDPDDLGAIFVFDDQSKRYLEARSTMPGYADGVSVEQHRWIRSKARRDYAASPMRHALLAAKADLRADTEKAMDAGRALRGKDRRKTLPKHERELMVQQAEARQQNLPLELESDEPFAPDEPTEDLAHDHEVPLFPVRRGTNGVPPARGGGEDNPVGGPAPHRRHLS; the protein is encoded by the coding sequence ATGCCGTCCTATTCCTTTAAGGTTGGCGAGATGATCGCGCTCGAGGACAAGATCTTCCTGATTGAACACATGATTGGCGAGATGATTCACGTGGTCGGCGCGACAGACGCACAACGCACCACCTACCCGGCCGTCACCCTTCTGGAGCACTTTGCACAAGGGCGGCTGAAATTCATCACGCGCGGAGAACTCGAGTCTGGCGTGAGCGCTATTTCGACCGAGGCAACGCTCGAACGCAGCCTCTCGGATTTTCCGTTGGCGCTCCAGCAAAGCGCGCTACGAAAGTGGCGATACCTAAACGCGATTTGCCCCGATGGTCGGCTTGGGGTCTCGCGGCCCGTGCTGGCTCAAATGCTCCGGACTGTGTGGTCGGGGCTTGGTGCTCAGTCGGGCGGTGCCATGCCGCCGTCGGTACCGAGCTTTTACCGCTGGCGATCGAAGTGGGTCTGGTCGAGGCTCGATGTTCGTTCGCTTATCGACAAGCATGAACTTCGGGGCCGGCGCCCGACGTCGTTGCCCGACAGATTATCGGAGCTCATCGACGAAGGGATTGAGAAGATTTACCTCACGCCGCAGCGAGAATCGCTACGAGAAACTCGGGACTGGATTCAGTTGAGGATTGAGCAGGAGAACCGACGACGGACTCCCACGCAGGCGCTTCCTGACGTTACGCATCGGATGTTGCGCCAGGCGCTCTCTCGCATTGACCGATATGCGATTCTCAAGGCCCGCTATGGGCAGCGATACGCGCAGGATGCGGTCCGCGTCTACGGAAAAGGCCCGGCATGTACGTATCCGCTGGAGCGCGTCGAGGTCGATCATACGCCGCTGGACGTCCTGGTCGTCGACGCTGAGACCGGACTGCTTCTGGGGCGACCTTGGATCACGGTTATGATCGATGGGTACTCAAGGATGATCGTTGGTATCCATATTTCATTTCGCAATCCGAGCGTTCGTTCGGTGCTTCGATGCCTGAAGCACGCGATCCTGCCCAAAGTCGATGTGAAGGAGCGCTTCCCCAAGGTCAACGGTGAATGGAAAGCGTACGGACTCATCCATCAACTGGTGTGCGACAACGGGCTTGAGTTTCACGCCCACGATTTGGAGGCGGCATGCGCTGAGCTTGGCGCGCACGTGGTCTATTGCCCGACGAGATCCCCGCAGATGAAAGGCCGCGTTGAGCGCTTCCTGAAAACGCTGAACTATGGTTTCGTTCACTTGCAGCCTGGAACGACATTCGCGACCTACGACAAGCGGCATGTGTACGACTCTGGCGCCACTGCGGCGCTCACGCTCGAATCTCTGCAGGAAATCGTTCACCGCTGGATCGTCGATGTCTACTCGGTGACTTTCCATCGGGCAATTCAAAGCACACCCAGCCAGAGGTGGGATGAGGGAATACAAAAGTTTCCCCCGCGCCTGCCCAAATCCGCCGATGTCGTGAATGCTTACCTCGGGAATTGCAGCCGCCGGCACCTGACGAAGAACGGGATCGAGGTCCATTCCTTACAGTACAACTCGGCAGCGCTGCAAGAGCTCAGGCGACGATGCGGCAACATTGAGGTATCCGTCAGGACCGATCCTGATGACTTGGGCGCCATTTTTGTTTTTGATGATCAGTCAAAACGATATCTTGAAGCGCGATCCACCATGCCAGGCTATGCGGATGGCGTCAGTGTGGAGCAACACCGATGGATACGGTCCAAGGCACGTCGGGACTACGCGGCCTCGCCGATGCGACACGCTTTGCTCGCCGCGAAAGCAGACTTGCGCGCCGACACGGAAAAAGCCATGGACGCGGGCCGGGCTTTGCGGGGCAAGGACCGAAGAAAAACGCTGCCCAAGCATGAGCGGGAGCTCATGGTGCAACAGGCGGAGGCGCGACAGCAAAACCTGCCGCTGGAGCTCGAATCCGATGAGCCGTTTGCGCCGGATGAACCGACGGAAGACCTCGCGCACGATCACGAGGTCCCGCTTTTCCCAGTTCGTCGCGGCACGAATGGAGTGCCACCTGCGCGGGGGGGCGGCGAGGACAATCCCGTCGGAGGCCCGGCCCCCCACAGGAGGCACTTGTCATGA
- a CDS encoding TniB family NTP-binding protein, protein MSDVIRAGAQPPSRVSSSEIASMSSSAIGITEIVAGVRGTLIEHPAFAAGIAAIQRCHRMGRFALEEPGCLLITGVSGSGKSTLRKEYARHHPRRETPEGTEIPVLHLELPAQPTIKNVAERVLWELGDPLFTRGSAEAMTSRIVTLFKNCKVELVVLDEFQHFIDHSSEKIETRVADWLKHLVNITKVPFVLMGLGRCRRILQSNEQLRRRFSRHIALEPFGNSEKRARRIFDGLMRSIWANVPVMPSPDLVEDGDMLDRIHYATYGLIGYIMTLVSTSVEIALDEKRSSIDREVLAHAFVESVWPEARGNNNPFHPRFIMRPLTHIGEPFGGYAV, encoded by the coding sequence ATGAGTGACGTCATTAGAGCGGGGGCGCAGCCGCCGAGCAGGGTAAGTTCGAGCGAAATCGCGTCGATGTCTTCGTCCGCGATTGGAATAACGGAGATCGTGGCCGGAGTTCGGGGCACACTGATCGAACACCCGGCATTCGCTGCAGGAATTGCGGCGATTCAACGATGCCACCGCATGGGGCGGTTTGCGCTCGAGGAGCCCGGTTGCTTGTTAATTACCGGTGTTTCGGGCAGTGGCAAGTCCACGCTTCGTAAGGAGTACGCGAGGCATCATCCTCGCCGGGAGACCCCTGAGGGGACGGAAATTCCGGTATTGCATCTTGAATTGCCTGCGCAACCGACAATAAAAAATGTTGCTGAACGCGTGCTTTGGGAGCTAGGTGATCCGCTATTTACCCGGGGTTCTGCTGAAGCGATGACCTCGCGCATTGTGACGTTATTCAAAAACTGCAAGGTCGAACTGGTGGTTCTCGATGAGTTCCAGCATTTCATCGACCACTCGAGTGAGAAGATTGAAACTCGGGTTGCTGACTGGTTAAAGCATCTGGTGAACATCACGAAAGTGCCGTTCGTCCTAATGGGACTGGGGCGATGTCGTCGCATTCTTCAGAGTAACGAGCAACTACGCCGGCGTTTTTCGCGACACATCGCACTCGAACCCTTTGGTAATTCTGAGAAACGTGCCAGACGCATCTTTGATGGCCTAATGCGCTCCATCTGGGCCAACGTCCCGGTGATGCCGTCACCGGATTTAGTGGAGGATGGCGATATGCTGGACCGAATTCACTATGCGACGTATGGCCTGATTGGTTACATCATGACGCTTGTGAGCACGTCGGTGGAGATCGCATTGGACGAGAAGCGTTCGAGCATCGACCGGGAGGTGCTCGCGCACGCATTTGTCGAGTCCGTTTGGCCCGAAGCACGGGGGAACAATAACCCATTTCATCCTCGCTTCATCATGAGGCCTCTGACGCACATTGGGGAGCCCTTCGGTGGTTATGCCGTCTGA
- a CDS encoding TnsA endonuclease N-terminal domain-containing protein: MEIESKDAGTSRSTLSSSSHNLVPARNPVTPSGRGFRAKFFSPKNQRLIRCESLLEFDCLHLFEFARGVTSFVEQPKTIRYQLRGRSRTYTPDFAVDWADGQRWLVEVKPADVLQAPANREKFERLAEVFGNQQDKFVILSDRQIRNAVRLKQIKHLLRIRYEKWLDGTADAVAPSSLENRTIAQVLNAGASGRAILHRLASREIVCSLDEEITGATRLRAFEERDDAVLFL, encoded by the coding sequence ATGGAAATTGAATCTAAAGACGCCGGCACTAGCCGCAGCACCCTTTCCTCCTCGTCACACAACCTCGTTCCGGCGCGCAATCCTGTTACTCCGTCCGGTCGAGGTTTTCGGGCGAAATTCTTCTCACCCAAAAACCAACGGCTTATCCGGTGCGAAAGCCTTCTCGAGTTTGACTGCTTACACCTATTTGAATTTGCGCGCGGCGTGACGAGCTTCGTCGAACAGCCGAAAACGATTCGATATCAGTTACGAGGTCGCTCGCGCACGTACACGCCTGACTTTGCGGTTGATTGGGCCGATGGACAACGCTGGCTGGTCGAAGTAAAGCCAGCGGACGTACTGCAAGCGCCTGCGAACAGAGAGAAGTTCGAGCGACTCGCAGAGGTGTTTGGTAACCAGCAAGACAAATTCGTGATTCTGAGTGATAGACAGATACGAAACGCCGTCCGGCTCAAGCAGATCAAGCACCTGCTGCGCATTCGTTATGAAAAATGGTTGGATGGAACGGCGGATGCGGTAGCACCGTCGAGCCTGGAAAATCGCACGATTGCGCAAGTGCTTAACGCCGGAGCGTCTGGGCGGGCGATATTACATCGACTTGCTTCACGCGAAATCGTTTGTTCTCTGGACGAAGAAATCACCGGCGCGACACGCTTGCGCGCTTTTGAGGAGCGCGACGATGCCGTCCTATTCCTTTAA
- a CDS encoding helix-turn-helix domain-containing protein, whose amino-acid sequence MTARKHFTMSTPIGIHLKTLRLRAGFRQQELAARLEYDASHVSSVEVGRKNPSQDFLHRFASALRLSQDEVAHLEREMSDSPTSIQLIPDLPTDEYRMYAELARKLGRLSPGQIVAIRKIAGLDEEIRMQPTYQPSRIKRRVKEEAPM is encoded by the coding sequence ATGACCGCCCGCAAGCATTTCACGATGTCAACGCCGATCGGTATCCACCTTAAGACGCTTCGATTGAGAGCTGGCTTTCGACAGCAGGAGCTTGCTGCTCGGCTTGAGTATGACGCGTCGCATGTCTCGAGCGTAGAGGTCGGTCGCAAAAATCCCTCCCAAGATTTCCTTCATCGCTTTGCTAGCGCGCTTCGGCTTTCGCAAGACGAAGTTGCGCACTTGGAAAGGGAGATGTCGGATTCTCCTACGAGCATTCAACTGATTCCGGATTTGCCCACCGACGAGTACAGGATGTACGCAGAACTTGCTCGGAAGCTTGGGAGATTGTCGCCTGGACAAATCGTGGCGATACGGAAGATTGCCGGGCTCGACGAGGAGATACGGATGCAGCCCACTTATCAGCCGTCACGTATCAAACGCCGAGTAAAAGAGGAGGCGCCAATGTAA
- a CDS encoding helix-turn-helix domain-containing protein: protein MNLGRAITLCRKQRGWNQAQLAEKAEISVSYLSLLEQNKRKDPTLSVIQKIAEALAVPSGILFFLAADQTELAGLPLDLQEKLSFTALQLLNEEPSEQALL, encoded by the coding sequence ATGAATTTGGGCCGCGCAATCACGCTTTGTCGCAAGCAGCGTGGGTGGAACCAAGCGCAGCTTGCGGAGAAGGCCGAGATTTCTGTGTCGTACCTTTCGCTCCTAGAACAAAACAAGCGTAAGGACCCAACGTTATCGGTTATTCAGAAAATCGCTGAAGCGTTGGCTGTACCATCAGGTATTCTGTTTTTCCTCGCAGCCGATCAAACAGAACTCGCTGGGCTGCCACTTGACCTTCAAGAGAAGCTTTCCTTCACTGCACTCCAGTTGTTGAATGAAGAGCCTTCAGAACAAGCCCTTTTATAG
- a CDS encoding TniQ family protein: MIGYLLRLAECNGFASLCDLDFLVSPQNCGGSRVKVESLLGGLSLSATRGQVTYFRNLQIPDCGGVDSKCWNGRRPRYCPICLAQAPYWRAVWDLTLMAACPAHRVALRDSCPGCHRALTWKRRHVSECDCGHTLTKVEPEHASDESVAIGAYLAYAMSPKAASSLRYRQPDVQALSLVDLFDLCVQFGTYLSPKGTKPTKVANLYDVSVALGVANGAGQVLIDWPNGFFGLLREIGNRAAIDGKSSRLSARFGYFYTALYRRFGASQFDFLRREFETFVGREWVGQLAGRNRRMSLATRREHAWLPITVAAKLLRVGRDTVRALIEEGRLEGQTHVSPAGRTWGTVSKLSVEQLRNAGAQRMTLTEVRGVLGISRKHAYALIRSGMMKAIRGPSVDGSAVWQFDRQEIAELGEQLSNPIPTCHTHSQWRNNERERSRGRHPYGIEFV; this comes from the coding sequence ATGATCGGCTATTTGCTTCGGCTCGCCGAATGCAATGGGTTTGCATCGCTGTGTGATCTGGATTTCTTGGTCTCTCCGCAGAATTGCGGTGGTAGCCGCGTAAAGGTAGAGAGCCTGCTTGGTGGGCTGTCATTGTCGGCAACACGCGGGCAGGTGACGTACTTTCGGAACCTCCAAATTCCCGACTGTGGGGGCGTTGATTCGAAGTGCTGGAATGGACGAAGACCGCGTTACTGCCCAATCTGCCTCGCTCAGGCGCCTTATTGGCGCGCAGTATGGGACTTGACATTGATGGCCGCCTGCCCGGCGCACCGGGTTGCGTTACGCGATTCTTGTCCTGGTTGTCATCGTGCTCTAACGTGGAAGCGTCGCCATGTTTCCGAGTGTGATTGTGGTCATACGTTGACGAAGGTGGAACCAGAACATGCCTCCGATGAGTCTGTCGCGATAGGGGCCTATCTAGCCTACGCGATGTCTCCGAAAGCAGCTAGCTCTCTGAGGTACCGACAGCCGGACGTTCAGGCGCTCTCCCTTGTCGATCTGTTTGACCTCTGCGTTCAGTTCGGTACCTATCTATCCCCAAAGGGAACAAAGCCCACGAAAGTGGCAAATTTGTACGATGTGTCGGTTGCTCTGGGTGTGGCAAATGGCGCCGGGCAAGTATTGATCGATTGGCCCAATGGGTTTTTTGGATTGCTTCGAGAAATCGGTAACCGTGCCGCCATCGATGGCAAGTCGAGTCGCCTGTCGGCAAGATTCGGGTACTTTTATACCGCGCTTTATCGTCGGTTCGGTGCCAGCCAGTTCGATTTTCTGCGCAGAGAGTTCGAGACGTTCGTAGGACGCGAATGGGTGGGGCAATTAGCGGGACGGAACCGTCGCATGTCTCTAGCCACAAGACGCGAGCACGCGTGGCTTCCCATCACAGTAGCGGCGAAGTTATTAAGAGTTGGACGGGATACTGTTCGAGCGCTAATAGAGGAAGGAAGACTTGAGGGACAAACCCACGTATCTCCAGCGGGTAGGACCTGGGGCACAGTAAGCAAGCTAAGCGTTGAACAGCTACGTAATGCAGGGGCGCAGCGGATGACGCTGACCGAAGTGCGAGGGGTTCTTGGCATCTCGCGGAAGCACGCTTATGCACTCATACGCTCCGGCATGATGAAAGCGATTCGAGGCCCCTCCGTGGATGGCTCAGCGGTATGGCAATTTGATAGACAAGAGATCGCGGAGTTAGGGGAGCAGCTCTCCAACCCCATTCCGACGTGTCATACCCATTCGCAGTGGAGGAATAATGAGCGGGAACGATCCAGAGGGCGCCACCCCTACGGCATTGAATTCGTGTGA
- a CDS encoding reverse transcriptase family protein, with protein MTEPQLLQLARNASRMYRKVPVPKKDGSTRYTWDAQKQLKEVHGHINSRIFHRTMFPLFLQGGIRDRLHPRDYVRNAEIHVDPTILVTLDIADFFPSTSDSAVMDIWSKFFRFSPAVAKLLTMLTTKDGFLPQGARTSSYLANLVFFSDEHDLVARLERQGWRYSRLVDDITISKQQRVNSDEVTETNRMLFAFVNRHGYSVKRPKHDVQRSNARTSVNGLVVNKKVSLPKPQRRSISSLLHRTNLAISIGEESTMPVSRVRGQAAMVKRMHPELGEKMLERLKQSLSVGARRPAVMPDDQEVSPPIRRQTKRKNSPGT; from the coding sequence TTGACCGAGCCTCAATTGCTTCAACTCGCCCGTAACGCGTCTCGCATGTACAGAAAAGTGCCCGTACCTAAAAAGGATGGCTCGACGCGGTACACATGGGATGCTCAGAAGCAACTGAAAGAAGTTCACGGACACATTAACAGCAGGATCTTCCACCGGACGATGTTTCCCCTATTCCTTCAGGGCGGAATTCGTGACCGGCTCCATCCTCGCGACTATGTTCGCAATGCCGAAATCCACGTTGACCCCACAATCCTCGTGACGCTGGATATCGCTGACTTTTTTCCAAGCACCTCCGATTCGGCAGTAATGGACATTTGGTCCAAATTTTTTCGTTTTTCTCCTGCGGTTGCGAAGTTGCTCACCATGCTCACAACCAAAGACGGGTTCCTTCCTCAAGGCGCGAGGACCAGTAGTTATCTCGCAAATCTTGTGTTTTTTTCAGACGAGCATGATCTAGTCGCTCGATTGGAAAGGCAGGGATGGCGATACTCTCGCTTGGTTGATGACATCACAATATCGAAGCAACAACGAGTAAATAGCGACGAAGTGACGGAGACGAATCGAATGCTGTTCGCGTTTGTCAACAGGCATGGCTATTCCGTCAAACGCCCCAAGCATGATGTTCAACGAAGCAACGCACGGACGTCCGTCAACGGCCTTGTGGTGAATAAGAAGGTCTCGTTGCCGAAACCTCAACGTCGAAGCATCTCCTCTCTGCTCCATCGCACAAACCTGGCTATCTCCATCGGTGAGGAGTCCACAATGCCAGTGAGCAGAGTTAGGGGACAAGCCGCTATGGTGAAACGTATGCACCCGGAGTTGGGCGAGAAGATGCTGGAGAGGTTGAAGCAGTCCCTCTCCGTAGGGGCAAGGCGACCGGCAGTCATGCCAGATGATCAGGAGGTGTCTCCGCCAATCCGGAGACAAACAAAACGAAAAAATAGTCCGGGCACGTAA
- a CDS encoding metallophosphoesterase family protein — MNSEWILLLQKTSNPTKPETTSAFKRLMGVVLFGIAIYLWLTSAAVYVFSIVAALGSTTASPHVPMRWLDFFIIGITSLLFIITSSNWNRIPEMLRYFGKRLEDFVGRALVVGHALCHAIIPDHLWYARKFIGWLASFFALIFIVIAFRFSVALAPEIPRSIDTGIALSHFTSPQMFLFTLVLLVATTFSILLFRFGFSRKWRMIFAKPKCDEIKKFSAFDHDNYSKFRVVHASDLHVTASQEAGLIETGQPISDDVVRKVLTSIERDASDCDAVLMTGDITDDGSAAAWERFLTLCPPSLHGNLILIPGNHDLNLQQGAKADTRPFRRKLNWLLSVPRLKAERFSNFGRGLRQIRAMCVMTELMGDRALLVDRRTNRVVTLADYSRSHLASINAHISSTPGPQTPMSEIWSGMFPLVVKSGTHGVGMILLDSVKPASVNATNAIGAAPSDAISRCETLMAATADTFKCFAVAVHHHLAVPQSSSLATRFKAAFLVFENAIELVEMLVKRGEPSVVLHGHRHQEYLGIVQDSNVAVVASASATVGHHGVAAGGSWRIVELAVSKGACRLLTLPVRRNLACKGDALGRLSIE, encoded by the coding sequence TTGAACTCCGAATGGATATTACTACTTCAAAAGACTTCCAACCCTACTAAGCCAGAGACCACATCGGCGTTCAAGCGCTTGATGGGAGTGGTTCTTTTCGGCATCGCAATCTACTTGTGGCTCACATCGGCGGCGGTATACGTGTTCAGCATAGTCGCGGCACTCGGCTCGACGACCGCAAGCCCACATGTGCCCATGAGGTGGCTGGATTTTTTCATCATCGGCATCACCTCGCTGCTTTTTATTATTACATCATCTAATTGGAACAGGATCCCCGAGATGCTCCGATATTTCGGAAAGCGTCTTGAGGATTTTGTTGGACGCGCACTCGTTGTTGGGCATGCGCTCTGTCACGCAATAATCCCTGATCATCTGTGGTATGCGAGAAAATTTATTGGTTGGCTAGCCTCATTCTTTGCGCTCATATTCATTGTTATAGCTTTTAGATTTTCGGTTGCGCTCGCCCCTGAGATTCCGCGCAGCATCGATACTGGCATTGCACTTTCGCATTTCACAAGTCCGCAGATGTTTCTGTTTACCCTTGTGTTACTCGTCGCCACAACCTTTTCTATCTTATTGTTCCGCTTCGGCTTCTCTCGCAAATGGAGAATGATCTTTGCGAAGCCAAAGTGCGATGAAATCAAGAAATTCTCCGCCTTCGACCATGATAATTATTCAAAATTCAGGGTCGTTCATGCTTCTGATCTACACGTAACCGCGAGCCAAGAAGCGGGCCTTATTGAAACCGGACAACCGATATCGGACGATGTCGTTCGTAAAGTATTGACGTCGATAGAGCGAGATGCCTCGGATTGCGATGCAGTTCTCATGACCGGTGATATCACCGACGACGGTTCTGCGGCTGCCTGGGAGCGGTTCTTGACGCTTTGCCCACCGAGCCTCCATGGCAACCTGATCTTGATTCCGGGCAACCACGACCTCAACCTTCAACAGGGCGCTAAAGCTGACACAAGACCATTCCGGCGAAAGCTGAATTGGCTTCTCAGTGTGCCAAGATTGAAAGCGGAACGGTTCAGTAATTTTGGTCGCGGCTTGCGTCAAATTCGCGCAATGTGCGTCATGACTGAACTAATGGGAGACCGTGCGCTTCTAGTCGACCGGCGAACAAATCGCGTCGTGACTCTCGCAGACTATTCACGAAGTCACCTTGCGTCTATTAATGCGCATATCAGCAGTACTCCGGGCCCCCAAACCCCCATGTCGGAGATTTGGAGTGGCATGTTCCCGCTGGTGGTTAAATCTGGAACTCACGGCGTTGGCATGATTTTGCTCGATAGCGTAAAGCCGGCTTCCGTGAATGCCACTAATGCAATCGGCGCAGCACCATCCGATGCAATTTCTCGCTGCGAAACGTTGATGGCCGCTACCGCAGACACGTTCAAGTGCTTTGCTGTCGCCGTGCACCATCATCTCGCTGTTCCGCAAAGTAGCAGCCTCGCAACGCGATTCAAGGCCGCTTTCCTCGTGTTCGAAAACGCCATCGAGTTGGTCGAGATGCTTGTAAAGCGAGGCGAGCCTTCCGTCGTCCTTCATGGTCATCGACACCAGGAATATCTAGGCATCGTGCAGGACAGCAATGTAGCAGTCGTCGCGAGCGCCTCCGCTACAGTAGGCCATCACGGAGTCGCAGCTGGTGGTAGTTGGAGGATAGTCGAGTTGGCCGTAAGCAAAGGTGCGTGCCGATTATTGACTCTGCCCGTTCGACGAAACCTAGCATGTAAAGGCGACGCGCTAGGGCGCCTCTCCATCGAGTAG